GTATTTTTCTACTATTTGAACTTTTCATAGTTCTATCTTGTGGGAAATTTAAAGATCAGGCCGAGACCACTTCTCCGGAATACCATTTAATTTCACAAGAGATAGTAGGATTAAATTCGAATGAGTTATCCAAGCAAGAATTAAAGGAGACTTCATATCAACTTTTGGCTGAGCTTGAAACTAAAGGTCGGGACACCTTATTTCGCGAACTATACTTGTCTTTATTCGATAAAATCGATGACCGGGAGCACAAAACTCTAAAAAGGCAGCTTATTGACAGGGCATTATTGGTGGCTGAGGCAACAAGGGATTCAATGGCTCTTGGAACTTTCAATTTAGAATTGAGCCAATTTTATTGGAATACCAACTCTCCGGATAGTACCTTTCTAAAAGCTAATGAAGCATTCAGGATATTTACAGATTTAGGTGCTACCTATGAAGCAGGAAGAGGAGCTTATACTCTGGCCGCTGCGCAATTTGCCGCGAGTGACTACCTACAGGCAGAACAAACAGCTGTGTTGGCCCTTGAACTTTTTGAAAATTCTTCCAGCCCGGAGAAAAATCGCAGAATCATCTCTGCATACAATCTATTAGGATCCATTGCGACCGCTTTGAATGCATATGATCGTGCAATTGAATATCGGAAAACAGCGCTGGAATACTTTGATTCTGACGAACAATCTGGAAGAGCGTATTATGGCCTTCTCAATAATCTGAGCAATACCCAGATTGAAGCTGGATCCTACGAGGAGGCACTCCGCACCTTGGAAAAATTAGTGAAAAACCTACAATTAAGAAGTGATAATCCCCACCTATACGCAATAGTGTTACTAAATCGAGCACGTGCAAACTTTTCATTGGGAAATCTCGAAGACGTGGAATCCAATTATCTTGAGGCACTTCAAATTAGAGAGGAGTTAGGCGAAACGAGAAACCTCCCCAGAAGCAACTATTTCCTCGCCGAATATTATTGGGATCAACGGGATACTGCACGTGCGCGGGAACACCTGCAGGAAGGCAAGCGGATAGCGCTCGAAACCGAAGAACTGGACGGGCTTCAGGACATTCTCAAGTTGCAGATGCTGGTAGACCGGGAAAACAGCGCCCAATACGGGCTGGAACTCAGCGAACTCAAGGACAGCCTGATCCAGGAAGAGCGGTTGCTCCGGGATAAGTTTGCCCGGGTCCGCTACCAGACAGACCAGTATATTGCAGAAAATCAGTTCCTCAGCCGGCAACGCATGATGTGGATCTGGGTAACGGCCGGGATCGTGCTGCTGGGTATGGCCCTGTTGGTGATTATTAATCAGCGGATCCGCAACCAGAAGTTGCGTTTTCTCCAGCAACAGCAAGAGGCCAACCAGGAAATATTCAACCTGATGCTGACCCAGAACGAAAAAATCGAGGAGGGTAAGCAGGAAGAACAAAAACGGATTTCCGAGGAGCTGCACGATGGCGTACTGGGCGAGATGAACGGCATCCGGATGGTCCTTCTCGGGCTGAATGGAAAAGAGGATGAAAAATCCGTCAGCCTGAGGGCCCAGGCAATCGAAAAGCTCAAAAGCGTCCAGGAGGAGATTCGCGGTATATCCCATGCGCTCAGCGATGCCGCCTACCAGAAATTCTCTAACTTTATCGTCTCCATCGAGGACCTGTTGGAAAGCACGGCCGGGACGGCCGGTCTGGAACACCAGCTCGACTTCGACCGGGAAGCGGACTGGGACGGGGTGTCCGGCGAAATCAAGATCAACTTGTACCGGATTATCCAGGAATGCCTGCAGAATACGATCAAACACGCCCGGGCCAATAAGGTAGTTGTGGAACTACAAGCTTCGGAAAACACGCTCGTGGCGCGTATTTGCGACGACGGCCGGGGGTTCCACAAAAGGCGGGGCAAACGCGGGATTGGCCAAAAGAATATCGCCTCCCGGGTGCAACGTCTCGGCGGGCAGTGGGAGATTGCCTCCTCGCCGGGGTCCGGAACGGAAATACGAATCACCATCCCCCGGGGAAGGTCGCTGCAAAGCCCGTCGAATGAAGTCCTTGAGGGAATGCTATAAGGGAACGCTATAAAAAAGTAAGGCGCAAGAATTTGAAATCGAAACCATGAATATCATCCGCATTCTGGCTGTAGACGACCACGAAATGACCACCCTGGGATATAAATTCATCCTGGAGGACAGCGAATTTGAAGGATTTAAAGTGCATGTGGATACCTCCAAAACTTTTGAAGAGGCCTCGGAAAAAATCCGGCAGTCCGTCAACCGGCTCCCCTACCACATCATCCTGCTGGATATCCAGCTTTCCAGCAACATCGAACACAAGGAAAAGACCGGCGAAGACCTCGGGGTGCTGGCCCGGGAAGTGAGCCCGGAGTCCAAAGTGGTTTTCATGTCCTCCTTTAGCGACAACTACCGGATCAACAGTATCATGCAATCGGTAGACCCGGAAGGGTACATGGTGAAATCCGAAATCGACGAAGCCTCCCTCCAGGCCATGGTGAAAACCGTTACGTCCAACCCGCCCTACTACACCCAAAAAGCCCTGGCCGCCATCCGCAAGAAAATGGCCAACCGCATCAACCTGGACGAAAACGACAAAAAAATCCTCTACCACCTCTCAATCGGGACCAAGACTAAAGATATGGTCAACCATATCTCCCTCTCCCTCCCTACCATTGAAAACCGAAAACGCCATATCAAAGCGCTTTTTGGCATTGAAAAACAAAACGACCAGGCGCTGATTTCCGAGGCGCGGGATCGGGGCTTTATCTGATGCCCTGTTTTACGGGGTGTCAAACCCCCTTGCATTTCAACGACTTATATAAAAACCATCGATATATTATGGTTTTTACATAATCCATTCTGCCGTCATCCACGTACTTTTGTCACAGGACACTGCTTGGATTTTATTGACGGCGAGATGCAGACGAATTTTCCTTATGATTTATCCCTAAAAATGGATTCCAACCCCTCCCTGCCCGGGTTGGATGATTTCTTAAGATCCCTTGAGCGCATATTTTTTGCAGAATCCGAAGTAAAACTCGTATCGGGGAAAACCGGAGAAAATCAACTGATCCTGAACCTTCGCTGCCGCCTGAGCTTGCTGGATGTTCTCTACCATTTCCGAAAAGGCAATTGGGGCCATTGCGGAAACCCCGAATGCTGCAGTGCGGAAAACGACCATCTGAAGGTGCAGTTGGAAAATCTGCAAAACCGGAACACCCAACCGGTGGATATCGAAGAAGTCAACCTGGAACTGGAAGATGTCCTGATCGTGGTGCGGAGTACGGGCCCCGGAAGTATCGCCGGGGAAATCATCAGGCTTTTTGAGGCGCTTGGAGAGCACTATGTTCACTATACCAAGGGGCTGCAAGCGATTCCCTATGAGATTTACATCCCCGTAAAGGAATCGGTTTCCTTTGCATCCCAACCCCCCTCACACCACTCTGCCGATGCGTTCTACAATTATTGGGCGGTGTATTATGAAGATTCGGTAGATGCCAGGATCTACAGCCTGAGACAACGTCAAATCCTGGCGGAAGACCTGTTTTACAGCGATTCGGAATAGCATTTCTGCAATCCGGGATAATCTGCGCGCACCCTATGAGGGACCAGAATAGAGCTGGCTACCCGGCAAAAAGTGGCCGGCTTCCCATCATCTCATTGACTTCCTTTTTGACGGCTTGAGCCGTTTCAGTGGATTCCGGATCGGACAACACCCGGTCGATGAACGATACAACGGCCTCCATGTCCGATTCTACCAGGCCGCGGGTGGTGATGGCGGCGGTTCCGAAACGGATCCCCGAGGTAACAAAAGGCGACTGGTCGTCAAAAGGCACCATGTTTTTGTTGGCTGTGATATCCGCGGTCACCAGCAGGTTCTCCGCATCCTTCCCGGTAATTCCTTTATTCCGCAGGTCGATGAGCATCATGTGGTTATCCGTACCCCCGGAGATCAGGTGGTAGTCGCGGGAGACGAAAGCTTTGGCCATGGCATCTGCATTCTTTTGCACCTGGATGGCATAGTGGAGGAAGCCGTCCGAAAGGGCCTCGCCGTAAGCTACGGCCTTGGCGGCGATTATATGCTCCAGCGGCCCGCCCTGGTTCCCCGGGAATACCGCCAGGTCGATCAGCGAGGACATGGAGCGCAGTTTCCCGCTTTTGAACCGGATGTCAAACGGGTTTTCGAAATCTTCACCCATCAGGATCATCCCGCCCCGCGGGCCGCGGAGTGTTTTATGGGTGGTGGTGGTCACAAAATGGCAATGCGGGATGGGGTCGCTCAGCAGGCCTTTGGCAATCAGGCCCGCAGGATGCGCAATATCCGCCAGCAGGAATGCCCCTACCTGGTCTGCTATCTCGCGGAATTTCGCAAAGTCCATATCCCGGGAGTAGGCCGAGGCGCCCGCAATGATCATGCGCGGCTTCTCCTTCTCGGCGACCTCGAGGATCTTGTCGTAATCCAGGCGGCCCGTCTCCCTGTCCACCCCGTAAAATACCGGTCGGTAAAGTTTTCCGGAAAAATTCACCGGCGAGCCGTGGGTAAGGTGGCCCCCATGGGAAAGGTCGAAGCCGAGGATTGTATCCCCGGGTTTCAAACAGGCCTGGTAAACCGCGGCATTCGCCTGGGACCCCGAATGGGGTTGAACATTCGCATAAACCGCCCCAAAGAGTTCTTTGGCACGGTCGATGGCGAGTTGCTCTACCTGGTCCACCACCTCGCATCCGCCGTAATAGCGTTTCCCCGGGTAACCTTCAGCGTATTTATTAGTAAGGACCGACCCGGCCGCCTCCATCACCTGTGAGCTGGCAAAATTCTCGGAGGCGATGAGTTCCAACCCGTTGATTTGTCGTTGCTTCTCGGCCTGGATCAGGTCGAATATTTCTTGGTCTCGTTGCATTTCAGCAGTTTTGGTTAACGATTGAGCCGGCTTTTTCCGTTCTGCGCTACCCCCCGTAATTACAGGCGATACGGCCATGGCTGGCAGGTTTGATTCCGCTCGGTAAAAGTACGAAAGGACAGCAGTTAAACCAGATAAAATGATATATTTGATCAGGAACTTATCAAATAAAAAATTAACAATATCCTATGTCCATTAAAGCCAATGACCCGAGCCGACAGTCCTGGCTCAACGTACCTGAAGATTCCGATTTTCCCATCCAGAACATCCCCTTCGGGGTTTTTCTGACCCGGGACGATGTGATCACGATTGGAACCCGGATCGGGGATACGGCCATCGACCTGGGTGCCATGCACCAGCTCGGGTATTTCCGGGATATTCCCCTGACGGACGATATTTTCCTGCAGGATAGCCTGAATGATTTTATTTCGGACGGCAAAAAAACCTGGCGCCTGGTGCGGAACCGGATTGCCGAGGTATTTGATAAAAATAACCCGGAGCTGCAAGAACACGAAGCGCATCGCAAAACCGTGTTGTTCGACATGGATGAAATTGAGATGCAATTGCCCGTGCAGATTGGCGATTACACGGATTTCTATTCGAGCAAGGAACACGCCACAAATGTGGGCAGCATGTTCCGGGATCCGGATAATGCCCTGTTGCCGAACTGGCTGCACATCCCGGTGGGGTACCACGGCAGGAGTTCCACAATCGTACCCAGCGGGACGCCCGTGCGACGCCCCAATGGACAAACCCTGCCCAAGGATTCGACACAACCCGTATTCGGACCTTCCAAACGGGTGGATTTTGAGCTGGAAATGGCATTTATCACCACGGATGCCAACAAGATGGGCGAGCCTATCCCCGTGGCGGAAGCAGAGGACTATATCTTTGGCCTGGTCCTTTTTAACGACTGGAGCGCCCGGGACATCCAGAAATGGGAATACGTCCCGCTCGGCCCCTTCCTCGCAAAGAATTTTGCCTCGTCCATATCCCCCTGGATCGTTACCCTGGATGCCCTGGAGCCGTTCCGCACCGAGAGCCCGGCCCAGGATCCCGAACCCCTCCCCTACCTGCGCCAGACGGGGAAAAACAGTTTTGACATTTCCCTGGAAGTAGACCTGATCCCGGAAGGCGGCGCGCCGGCCACCATTTGCAAATCCAATTTTAAATACATGTACTGGACGATGGCCCAGCAACTCGCCCACCATACCGTGAACGGCTGCAAGGTGAACAGCGGGGATATGATGGGAAGCGGCACAATTTCAGGCCCCACCCCGGATTCCTACGGATCCATGCTGGAGCTTTCGTGGGCCGGCAGCAAGCCGTTATCCCTCCCGGGCGGAGCCACGCGGGTATTCCTTGAGGATGGGGACACCGTGGTAATGCGCGGACATTGCAAATCGGAAGGCCTGCGTATCGGCTTCGGGGAAGTTCGCACAAAACTCTTGCCTGCCCCGGCATCCAATTAACTGCAGCACAGTCTTTTGATCCCATTTATACGAAGTTTCATCGATTTTCGTTCTATTTAGGGTTGATTTTGGCACAAACCTTGAAAACCATTTGCCAAACCCCTAAACAGACCATCATGAAAAAAGCACTACTCTGCGGACTCGTCCTGGTTCTGGCCGCTGCCTGTGGCGGCGTCAGGAAAACCCAGGAAGCCGTGAACACCGGAAATTACCAGCAAGCCATCCACCGGGCCATCGACAACCTGGCGGACAACAAGACCAAAAAGGGCAACCAGGCCTATGTGCTGTTGCTGGAAGAAGCTTATGCAAAGTATACCGAGCGGGAATTGCAGGAGATTGCCTTCCTGAAACAGGACGGGAATCCGGCCAACCTGGAAACGATTTATGAGAAATACAACCACCTGAAGGAGGTCCAGAACCGGATCCGGCCGCTCTTACCCCTCCCCATCTTTGAGGAGAACCGGGATGCGAGGTTTCGATTTGAAAATTACGACCGGGAAATCCTGGC
This genomic window from Robiginitalea biformata HTCC2501 contains:
- a CDS encoding sensor histidine kinase, which gives rise to MESNYLEALQIREELGETRNLPRSNYFLAEYYWDQRDTARAREHLQEGKRIALETEELDGLQDILKLQMLVDRENSAQYGLELSELKDSLIQEERLLRDKFARVRYQTDQYIAENQFLSRQRMMWIWVTAGIVLLGMALLVIINQRIRNQKLRFLQQQQEANQEIFNLMLTQNEKIEEGKQEEQKRISEELHDGVLGEMNGIRMVLLGLNGKEDEKSVSLRAQAIEKLKSVQEEIRGISHALSDAAYQKFSNFIVSIEDLLESTAGTAGLEHQLDFDREADWDGVSGEIKINLYRIIQECLQNTIKHARANKVVVELQASENTLVARICDDGRGFHKRRGKRGIGQKNIASRVQRLGGQWEIASSPGSGTEIRITIPRGRSLQSPSNEVLEGML
- a CDS encoding response regulator — protein: MNIIRILAVDDHEMTTLGYKFILEDSEFEGFKVHVDTSKTFEEASEKIRQSVNRLPYHIILLDIQLSSNIEHKEKTGEDLGVLAREVSPESKVVFMSSFSDNYRINSIMQSVDPEGYMVKSEIDEASLQAMVKTVTSNPPYYTQKALAAIRKKMANRINLDENDKKILYHLSIGTKTKDMVNHISLSLPTIENRKRHIKALFGIEKQNDQALISEARDRGFI
- the glyA gene encoding serine hydroxymethyltransferase; the encoded protein is MQRDQEIFDLIQAEKQRQINGLELIASENFASSQVMEAAGSVLTNKYAEGYPGKRYYGGCEVVDQVEQLAIDRAKELFGAVYANVQPHSGSQANAAVYQACLKPGDTILGFDLSHGGHLTHGSPVNFSGKLYRPVFYGVDRETGRLDYDKILEVAEKEKPRMIIAGASAYSRDMDFAKFREIADQVGAFLLADIAHPAGLIAKGLLSDPIPHCHFVTTTTHKTLRGPRGGMILMGEDFENPFDIRFKSGKLRSMSSLIDLAVFPGNQGGPLEHIIAAKAVAYGEALSDGFLHYAIQVQKNADAMAKAFVSRDYHLISGGTDNHMMLIDLRNKGITGKDAENLLVTADITANKNMVPFDDQSPFVTSGIRFGTAAITTRGLVESDMEAVVSFIDRVLSDPESTETAQAVKKEVNEMMGSRPLFAG
- the fahA gene encoding fumarylacetoacetase codes for the protein MSIKANDPSRQSWLNVPEDSDFPIQNIPFGVFLTRDDVITIGTRIGDTAIDLGAMHQLGYFRDIPLTDDIFLQDSLNDFISDGKKTWRLVRNRIAEVFDKNNPELQEHEAHRKTVLFDMDEIEMQLPVQIGDYTDFYSSKEHATNVGSMFRDPDNALLPNWLHIPVGYHGRSSTIVPSGTPVRRPNGQTLPKDSTQPVFGPSKRVDFELEMAFITTDANKMGEPIPVAEAEDYIFGLVLFNDWSARDIQKWEYVPLGPFLAKNFASSISPWIVTLDALEPFRTESPAQDPEPLPYLRQTGKNSFDISLEVDLIPEGGAPATICKSNFKYMYWTMAQQLAHHTVNGCKVNSGDMMGSGTISGPTPDSYGSMLELSWAGSKPLSLPGGATRVFLEDGDTVVMRGHCKSEGLRIGFGEVRTKLLPAPASN